TGTGGAGATGACATGGCCATGGCGCGCAGCGATGTTCAAGACACTCTACAAAAATGATGGAACCTACGGCAAAATCGGGGTGCACCGTCCACGCCAGCCCGACAAAAACAGGCTACCCGCCAGCCGCTGGTTTGATGGCGAGGGTCGCGAACTGGACGACCAGTTCAAAACGCGGCGGATTTTTTCCAATTATGGCCGCTCCAACTATGCCCTCGTTCAGCTCAATCATTACGCACTTGGCTCTATGGAAGCTTTCGTCGTGAAGGCCGACCGTGGCCGCGCCGTTCACTCCGACCAGATGCTTGATGTCGACTATTGGGTTGAGCGCAATTACAACACGGATGAAGACACAAGCATCCTTGCACTCACGACGGCCTTTGAAGCCGAGCTTGCGGCCCTTCACGCGGATGAAACCCTCTCAAAACTTCATAAAAAAGCGGTCGCATGGCGTCAAAAGCGGTTTTCCCAGCTGCTCGAACTTGAGCCATATCGCGCCCTCTTTGGCCGCCTCCTTCAGACGCCCCCCTCCCGTCCCGTGCCACAGGCTTTGGCCAATCTGATGATCCGTCACGCCTTTAAATCGCGCCAACCAGAGTAGACAGAGGCACGGCCAAATGTGACGCACCTGCGCCAAAGAGCTTTAAAATTGCACGTATCCTCCCCATTTCTGCCCTAATCCATCGGTAATTTCTTCCTCAAGCGCGGGACAAACCCGCGGAAAAGGTATTGAGAGATGCAGGATTTGGCAAAAACACTCGAAGGCTCGCTCGCCGAGATGTCCAAGCGCGACTGGCTGACCGCTCTGGCGGAGCTGTCTGAAGAGAACGGTCATTTCCAACCCTTGGGCAAAAAGCATTTTTCCTCCTATATCGCTGGGAGCGAGACGCTTCTTGTCACATTTGAAAGCTATGACGGCATCCAGCGTATCTCACCCAACGCACACCCACTTGGATGGGAGGTTGCCAAAGTGCTGGGATGGTCCTCGCTCTCGGTCATGTCAGATGGGCAATCATGGTTTCGCGACCGCGAGGTTTATGCCTATTTTGACGATCTCATCGATGACGGTTTCTTTGAAGAGTTCGACAATGTGGTCTTTTACGGCGCGGGCCCTTGTGGCTATGCCGCCGCCGCCTATTCCATCGCAGCGCCCGGTGCGCGCGTGCTCGCGCTGCAGCCCCAAGCAACCCTCGATCCGCGCGTCGCCGAATGGGACGAGCGCTTTATCCGTCAACGCCGCCTGGATTTCACTTCGCGCTATGGCTATGCGCCCGATATGATCGACGCCGCCCAAGAGGCCTTCGTCATCTATGACCCAGAAGAGCTCGAAGATGCGATGCATGCCGCCCTTTTCACGCGTCCCAATGTGCACAAGCTGCGCCTGCGCCATGCTGGCGGCGCGCTTCAGTTCTCACTGCGCAACATGAAAATCCTGTCCCGCCTGATCGCACTGGGCGGCACAGGCCGCCTGACGCCCGAAATCTTCGCCAAGCTCGCCCGCGCGCGCCGAGAAGACCGTCAATATCTGCGCAATCTGCTGCGTCACCTCGATGACAAAGGCCGCACCAAGCTTGCTCATGCGCTTTGCAAAAACGTCACAACGCGGATGGACGGAGTTCCTGCGTTTGAGCGTCGCTTAAAGGGTCTGGAGACCCGCCTTGCCGAGCTTGAAGGCGCCGACAGCTAGAGCCTGCGAAGCCAACCAAAACCTCTAGCCCTGACCGCCCAATGCGTGTAAACGCAGCGCCATGACACAGACGCTCACCATCACCCGCCCCGATGATTGGCACTTGCACCTGCGCGACGGCGCAATGCTCGCAGCCGTTTTACCCGAAACAACGCGCCATTTTGCCCGCGCCATCATCATGCCAAATCTCGTGCCACCCGTGGTCACAAAGGCAGATGCCGAGGCCTACAAGGCCCGCATTGAAGCGGCCATGCCCGAGGGCGCGCGCTTTGCCCCCCTGATGACGCTCTATCTCACGGAAGAGACAGACCCCGATGATCTCGCCGCCGCCCATGCTGCGGGCCTGATTTCTGCGGTCAAACTCTATCCCGCAGGCGCCACAACCAACTCCGCCTCAGGCGTGGCCGACTTCAGCAAAGTCCAAGCCGTGCTTGAGCGCATGGCCGAAATCGGCTGCCCCCTCTGCGTTCACGGCGAGGTCACAGACAGAGACATCGACATTTTTGATCGGGAAGCTGTCTTCATCGACCGCGTGCTCGACCCGATCCGCAAGTCCGTGCCTGATCTGCGTGTGATTATGGAACATATCACAACCAAGGACGGCGCCGAATACGTCAAATCAAACCCCGAACGCCTCGGCGCCACCATCACGGTTCAGCATCTCATGCTTGATCGAAACGATATGCTCGTCGGCGGCATGCGCCCGCATTACTACTGCTTGCCGATCCTCAAGCGTCGCGAGCACCGTGAAGCGCTTCTGGCTGCTGCCACATCAGGCGACACCCGGTTCTTTTTGGGAACAGACAGTGCCCCGCATCCGACACATGCCAAAGAAAGCGAATGCTGCTCAGCGGGCTGCTTCACAGCGCCCGTTGCGCTCGCCTGCCTTGCCCAAACATTCGAGGACGCAGGCGCCCTTGAGGCGCTCGAAGGCTTTGCATCCCTTCACGGCCCCGCCTTCTACGGGCTGCCTGTGAACAGCGAGACACTCACACTCACCCGCAGCGAGACGCCTGTGACTTTCCCGACAAGCATCGCCAATGGGGCCGACCCTGTCACGGTCTTCGCTCCTGGCCGCCCAATTTACTGGTCAGCCCCCTAACTCTTTTTCTTTCTCAAAATATCCCCGCCGGAGGCTCCTGCCCCCTCCCAAAGCGCAAAGGCCTGAACATGATCCCGACAAGCTACCCCACATCTGAAGAAATCGCCCGTCTCACAGCCCGCATGCTGCTCGAAATTGGCGCTGTCAACTTCAACACAGACGAGCCCTATACGCTCGCCTCGGGTCTGCCCTCGCCAAGCTATATTGACTGTCGCAAGCTGATCAGCTTCCCGCGCATCCGCAGCACATTGATGGATTTTCTGACCGTTACAGTGATGCGCAACGCTGGCTTTGAAGCCTTTGACAATATCGCAGGTGGCGAGACAGCGGGCATTCCTTTCGCCGCCCTCGTGGCCGAGCGCATGGCCCTGCCAATGACCTACGTCCGTAAAAAACCCAAAGGTTACGGCAAGAATGCCCGTATCGAAGGCGCCATGAGCGCCGGTGAGCGCGTTCTGCTTGTCGAAGATCTGACGACAGACGGCGGCTCAAAGCTCTCCTTTGTCGACGCGATCCGCGAAACAGGCGCAACCTGTGCCCACACAGCGGTGATCTTCTATTACGACATTTTCCCCGAGACCACCAAAACGCTTGGAGATCACGGCGTAGCCCTACATCACCTCTGCACATGGTGGGATGTTCTTAAAGAGGCCCGCGCCCAAGAGGCCTTCTCTGAAGATACGCTGGCCGAAGTCGAGCGTTTCCTCAAGGACCCGCGCAAATGGCAGGCCGAAAACAAGAAATAAGCCGCTATTTCTGTCTAAGCCTGCCAAACCAAAGAAAAACAAAATACTTTTCCACAGGCAGGCCGACAGCGGCCAAACAAGAATCACGGCGCGCTACAACATTTGGTAGTTTTCTCGCGCCGTGCTACACTATTGAGCAGTGACGTATCACAAACCGACTTACCCACAGGCTTATCCCAAGAGCTGTCCACAGAGATTTCCAGAATGCCTTTTGTGTGCCCATAGCCTACAAGTCATAGACACACCCATCTGAGAGGATTCGCATCGGCATGAACGAAATCGCAGCCTTCAACGCCACAGGTGCAGAAGTTTCCTCGCCTGAGTCCGTGCCGCACTCGATCGAAGCCGAGCAACAACTCCTTGGCGCGCTCTTAACCAACAATGATGTCTACGACAAAATTGCCAGCATCATCACGCCAAAGCATTTTTATGATCCCGTGCATGCACGGATCTTTGAAACAGCCGCCGCGCGGATCGCCAAAAACAATCTCGCCTCCCCCGTCACGCTCAAAGCCTTCTTTGAAGATGACGATGGCCTCAAAGAGCTTGGCGGCCCTGCCTATCTCGCGCGCCTCGCGGGTGCTGCGATCTCGGCCTTCGCCGTACGCGACTATGCCCAGCTGATCTATGATCTCGCAATCCGCCGTGATCTCATTGCCTTGGGGCAAGAAATCAGCGCCAAGGCGGCGCGGGTCGATGTTGCCTCCGAACCCAAAGAACAGATCGTCGAAGCCGAGCAACAGCTCTACAAGCTCGCAGAGCAAGGCCAGACAGAGAGCGGATTTCAAAGCTTTCTCAAGGCAGTAACTGACGCAGTTAATGTTGCTAACGCTGCCTATCAGCGCGAGGGCGGCCTCGCAGGCATCGCCACAGACCTGATGGACATGGACAAAATGCTCGGCGGTTTGCACAAGTCCGACTTGCTCATCCTCGCTGGCCGCCCCTCCATGGGCAAAACCTCGCTGGCCACCAACATCGCCTACAACGTCGCCAAAGCTTACAAGCGCGGCAAACTTCAGGACGGCTCCGAAGGCGCGCTAGATGGCGGCGTGGTCGGTTTCTTCTCGCTTGAAATGAGCGCCGAGCAGCTCGCGGGCCGTATTCTTGCCGAGGCGTCTGAAATTTCGAGCCACAAAATCCGCCAAGGCGACATGGACGAAACAGAGTTCCGCCGTTTTGTTGATGCGGCCAAAGAGCTTGAGGCCTGCCCCCTCTTTATTGACGACACCGCCGCGATCCCGATTGCGCAACTCGCTGCACGCGCGCGCCGCCTCAAACGCACCCACGGGCTTGACCTCCTGATCATCGACTACCTACAGCTTGTGCGTGGTACATCAGAGAACCGCGTTCAGGAAATTGGCGAGATTTCGATGGGCCTCAAAGCGATCGCCAAAGAACTCCAGATCCCTGTGATCGCCCTCTCCCAGCTTTCCCGTCAGGTCGAAAGCCGCGAAGACAAGCGCCCACAACTCTCAGATCTGCGCGAATCTGGTTCAATCGAACAAGACGCCGACGTTGTTATGTTCGTTTTCCGCGAAGAGTATTACGCCGAGCGTGAAAAACCCTCTGATCACGAACTCGACAAAATGGCCGAGTGGCAAGAGCGCATGTCGCGCCTGCATGGCAAGGCAGAAGTCATCATTGGCAAGCAGCGTCACGGCCCCATCGGCACGGTTGAGCTTAGCTTTGAGGCGCAGTTCACGCGCTTTGGCAATCTGGTTAAGCCATGGCAGCAAGGCGGCGGAGATCAGTTCTAAAAGAGCGAGTCACGCCTATCGTCCTCGATTACTTGCTGTTCTCTGGCGCCTCTTTGAGCGGGTCTGGGATGTGCGCGCGGCGCGTGGCCCAGCTCCTTGGCTTTTGTCGATCAGATCTGAGCCTTGCTCCCCCGTCGCCTTCAGACTGCACCTCTGGCTCTTCTGCTGAAAAGTGGATGACAACCCATAAGATGGCTCCTAAGCTTTTCAAAGGTTAACAAGTGGATGCAGTTATGATCACCCGCCGTTCTGCTTTCACAGGAGCCCTCGCCATGGCCGCCCTTATATCCCCAACCAAACAAAACTGTGCCACTCTGCAAAGCTGTCGCTAAAAGGACCAACATGAGCCACGACTTTCAAGATGAACTGACCAGCCGCCTGATCCGCTACTGCAAGATCGATAGCCAGTCTGACGCCGACAGCCAAAGCAGCCCAAGCACTGATATCCAGCTTGATATGCAGCACCTGCTAATGAGCGAGCTGAAAGAGATCGGCGCACAAGGGGTCACGCTCACCCCTTATGGGACGGTTCTGGCCACGCTGCCAAGCACCGCTGGCTCTGATGCCCCCACGCTCGCCCTTCTTGCCCATGTCGATACGGCACCACAGTTCAACGCGACAGGCGTCAAACCCGTGGTCCACAAAAGCTACAACGGCGGCGATATCTCCTTCCCCGACGCACCAGAGCTGACACTTTCCCCCGCCAATTCGTCCTATCTCGGCACAAAACAGGGCCATGATATCATCACCGCCTCAGGCACAACTCTTCTCGGCGCAGACGACAAAGCTGGCGTAGCCATCGTTATGACTGCCGCGCGCCACCTTCTTGCCAATCCCGAGATTAAACACGGCAAAATCCGCCTCGCCTTCACACCCGATGAGGAAATTGGCCGTGGCGTTCACCCTGATCTGCCCCGTGATCTGGCCGCTGATTTCGCCTATACTTTTGATGGCGGCGAAGTCGGCAATATCGAATACGAAAGCTTTTCGGCTGATGGCGCTAAAGTTCATGTTACAGGCGTCTCTATCCATCCAGGCACAGCCAAAGGCACGCTGGTCAACGCGCTGCATCTTGCCGCAAAAGTCCTTATGACCCTCCCACAAACAACGCTAACGCCAGACACATCCGACAACCGCGACGGCTTCATCATGGCCACAGATCTGGTAGGCAATGCTGCCGAGGCGACGCTGACGTTCATTCTGCGTGATTTTGAGCGCGATGGCCTCGCCGCCAAAGGCGCGCTTTTGCAAAGCGTGGTGGAGACTGTCCAGCTCACCGAGCCTCGCGCCACACTGACCTGCGAGATCACGCCGCAGTACCGCAATATGCGCTACTGGCTTGAAAAAGACATGACCCCAGTCACCCTAGCACAAGACGCCGCCCGTGCGATCGGCGTCACGCCCCGTTCCGCTCCCATCCGTGGCGGCACAGACGGCTCCCGCCTCACAGAGCTGGGCCTGCCCTGTCCCAATATTTTCACGGGCATGCAGGAGCTTCACGGTCCCTTGGAGTGGATCAGCGTGCAGGACATGGCCATAGCGACAGAAATGGCTCTCAAACTCGCCGAGCTGGCTGCCGCCCCATAGAAGGCCCCGCCCCAATGCCATTTTTCTTTCCAAAAATACCTCGGGGGTTGGGGTAAAGCCCCAATCCGACGACCGCCAAACAAGAGAAACGCCCTGTTTTCAAACACCACAATGGCATTTCCCCCTTGACCTCGCAGGCCCCTCTGCCGACAAGTCCCCATGGCAAGCGGAACCCTCACTGTCGATCTTGACGCATTGGTGCAAAACTGGCGCGCCCTTGGAGCCTTGGCGGGCACCGAGGCAGGCGCCGTCGTGAAAGCAGATGCCTACGGGCTTGGGGTCGGCCCCGTGTCGCGTGCTCTGGCCAAAGCAGGCGCTCGTAGCTTCTTTGTTGCGACAGCAGAAGAGGCCGCCACCCTACGCCGCGAGCTCGGCGATGGCCCAACAATCTATATTTTCTCAGGCCACATGGCAGGGGATACCGATATGATCGGTGACCTTTCGCTCGTGCCTCTCCTCAATTCGATAGACCAGCTCCAACGTCATCTCGAGGCCTTGCCAGGCACGCCCTTTGGAGTGCAGCTTGACACGGGCATGAACCGTCTCGGCATGGAGCCTGCCGAATGGGCCGCCCTGCGCGACCTCGCGCTGGCCCAAGGCCCATCGCTGATCATGTCACATCTCTCCTCGGCGGACGAGCCGCAGTCCGCTATGAATGCGCTCCAGCTGCGTGTTTTCAAAGATATGACAGATGGGCTTGATGTGCCCCGCTCGCTCGCAGCCACAGGCGGCACTCTTCTCGGCCCAGACTATCACTTTGATTTGGTGCGCCCAGGCGTTGGCCTCTACGGCGGCGCGCCCTACAAAGAAGGCCTCCCCGTCGCCTATCTCGAGCTGCCTGTCGTGCAGGTGCGCGATGTCGAGGCAGGCGAAAGTGTGGGCTACAACATGGGCTATGTCGCCCGCCAGCCCCGCCGTGTTGCAACGCTTTCTGCCGGCTATGCCGACGGCCTCATCCGCGCACTTTCAGGCAAAGCCAAGCTCTACTACGGCCAACGCGAATGCGCTCTTCTTGGCCGTGTCTCGATGGATCTGATCACAGTCGACATCACGCATCTGCCCGAAGTGCCCGCCTCTCTCACGCTGCTGGGCCGTCAGCAAGGCGTTGATACGCTGGCCACGGCCGCAGGCACGATCGGCTATGAGATTCTCACGTCCCTTGGCGCACGCTACACGCGCCGCTATTCTGGCGGATAAACGCGCATGAGCCTCCTTCTTTCCCCCCTCGCCGCCATCGGTGCAACCGTGCTTGCCGCCCTCGCCGCCATGGGCCGCGTGGCGCTCTTTGCCTTTGAAACGGTGACACACCTCTTCCGCCCGCCATTTTATGGTCGGGAGCTCTGGATCGCGCTTGTGCAGATCGGCTGGCTCTCGCTGCCCGTTGTCGGCCTCACGGCGCTCTTCACAGGCGGCGCGCTGGCCTTGCAGATTTACTCTGGCGGGGCGCGTTTCAATGCCGAAGAGGTTGTGCCCTCGATCGTTGCCATCGGGATGGTCCGCGAGCTTGGCCCCGTCCTCGGTGGCCTCATGGTCGCGGCGCGCGTGGCCAGTTCGATTGCGGCCGAAATCGGCACCATGAAAGTCACCGAACAGATCGATGCACTGACCACCCTGTCAACCCACCCGATGAAATACCTCACCCTGCCTCGCGTGCTCGCCGCCACTCTGGCTGTGCCCGTCCTCGTCGCCGTCGGCGATGCCATCGGCATCATGGGCGGTTATATCGTCGGCGTCACAAGGCTTGGCTTCAACGAAGCCGCCTATCTGAAGAACACCGTTGATTTTCTTGAACTTTGGGATGTCACCTCAGGCCTCATCAAAGGCGCGGCCTTCGGCTTTATCATCGCCACAATGGGCTGCTACTACGGCATGAACTCAGGCCGCGGCGCCCAAGGCGTCGGCCGCGCCACCAAAGCCGCTGTTGTGGCTGCCAGCGTGCTCATCCTCGCCGCCAACTATCTTCTCACAGAGGCGTTTTTCACATCATGATCACGCTTGAAAACGTCCACAAAGCCTTCGGATCAAAGCATGTCCTGCAAGGCGTCAACCTGACCATCGAAAAAGGCACCTCCATGGTGATCATCGGCGGCTCGGGCACAGGCAAATCTGTGATGCTCAAGTCCGTCCTTGGCCTTGTGACGCCCGACAGCGGACAGATCACAGTCGATGGCAATGATGTGCAAAAAGGCGACCGCGATGCCTTCCTCGCCCGCTTCGGGATGCTCTTTCAAGGCGGCGCACTTTTTGACAGCCTCCCCGTCTGGCAAAACGTCGCCTTCCGCCTGTTGCGCGGGGCTCTCAAGCGCCCCAAGCATGAGGCCCGCGAGATCGCCATCGAGAAGCTTCGTCGCGTCGGCCTCAAGCCTGAGACAGCCGATCTCTTCCCCTCCGAGCTCTCAGGCGGCATGCAAAAACGCGTTGGCCTCGCCCGCGCCATCGCCGCCGAACCCGAGATCATCTTTTTTGACGAGCCAACAACAGGCCTTGATCCGATCATGGCAGGCGTCATCAACGAGCTCATCCGCGAGATCGTCACCGAAATGGGCGCCACGGCCATGACCATCACCCACGACATGAGCTCTGTGCGCGCTATCGCTGACAACATTGCTATGCTCCACGACGGCGTGATCAAATGGACAGGCCCTGTGGCTCAACTCGACACATCAGGTGATCCCTATCTTGATCAATTCATCCACGGCCGCGCCGAAGGTCCGATCGAGGCCGTCCGCTAACCGCCTCCTTTCGCACATCCTCTTTCCTGAAATATCATGGGGGAGGATGAAAACCCGCAGGGTTTGCATCTGGGGCGCAGAGCGCTCGCCGCAGCGCAAAGCCCAAAGGAGCCGCTCATGCTGTTACGCCTTGCCAATCTTTCGCTGCTCGTGCTCTTCCCCGTCGCGTGGTTTGCCCCGCTGATGAAAGCAGGACTTTTGCCGCTCTTCAAGCTCAGCGAAATCTCGGTGATCTCGGGGCTTCAATCGCTCTGGGGCACAGATGTCATCCTCGCGCTGATCGTCACGTTTTTTGCCCTCGTCGCGCCCTATCTCAAGACAGTCGCGCTCGCACTCGTACAATTTGGCCTGCTTCGGCCCGTGGCCCTGCCCGCCCTCAACATTTTGGGCAAATTCGCCATGGCTGATATCTTCCTGATCGCGCTTTACATCACCCTCGCCAAAGGAATCGGCGTCGGACGACTTGAGACAGCTTGGGGACTTTATCTCTTCACAGCCTGCATTCTCGCCTCACTGATCATCGGGTTGCTCACGAAACAATCCCTCCAAAAGCCTATGATTGGTTCAAAAGACCCCGATAAATAGAACGAGAACAGTCTATTTCGCCCCAAATGAACCAAAGACCTTGTTTTCCCGCTTAATTTTCGGAAAACTGTAGGCAGTATTTCGCTTATACGAGTTTTCGAGTTCCGGGGGGGATTCATGGTTACCTTCATGCATGGCCTACGCGTCATAGCTTATCTCTTGCATCGTTTGGCCTTTGTTACGGTCGTGTGCGCTGCCCTAGGGGCAGTCGTCTACACGGCGCTCTGTGCTTTCAATTTCATGCCATGGCTCGAAATCCCTCTCAGCCTCTCAGGACGCCCCATCGAAAGCGCTGGCCTTTGGGTTCAGTCGAGCCTCACAGGATTGGCCGTTTTGCTCGTGTTCTTCCTGCCCTCCAACAAGCGCATCCTCGCTCTGGAAAACTCGCACCGCTCCTTTCAGCTTGGCATGCATGATGTCGCCCGTGCCTATCATCACGCCCACGCAGCAGACCGTGCTGATGCCTTCAAGTTGAGTTCAGAGTTTGATTCTGTGCGCGAGCGCCTCGTTTATTTGCGCAACCATCCAGATCTTGGTTCGCTTGAGCCAGATGTGCTCGAAGCCGCCGCCCAGATGAGCCATATTTCAAAAGAACTGGCCAATATCTACTCTGATGATGCGCTCGCCCGTGCGCGCGACTTTCTACGTCAGCGTCAAACGGAAGTGGATAATTTCAACAGCCGCATCAACACTGCCAAACTGGTCGCCACCGAGCTGAAACACTGGTTACATGAGGTCGAACTCGAAGAAAGCGTCGCCGCCAGCCAGCTAGAGCGACTGCGTGACGAGCTGCATGAGGTGCTTCCTGAGCTGGGCAAAATCGCAATGGTCGAGGTTGAGGCAGAGCGCGACACCATCACACGCTTGCCTCGCGCTGCTGAGTAAACCCTTGCGGAGGCCTTAAGCCTCACGCGCTGTCACGGTTGACGGCGGCGCAGCGCTCGGACATACCCGAAAAATGGCCAAGAAACTCCAATACGTCTGTACTGCCTGCGCCGCCTCTAGCCCCAAATGGGCGGGTCAATGCGACGCTTGCGGCGCATGGAACTCAATTGTCGAAGAAAAGCCCTTGTCCGAAGGCTCAAGTTCCAAATCCATCGGATCAAAGCGCGGCGGACAGGTCGAACTGACCGATCTATCAACCAATGAAGCCCCCCCACCCCGCACCATCAGCGGCATGGACGAGCTTGACCGCGTACTGGGCGGTGGGCTTGTGCCCTCCTCCGCTATTCTTGTGGGCGGTGATCCCGGGATCGGGAAATCCACTGTGCTCTTGCAAGCGGCTGCACAATTCGCCTCACAGGGCCTCAAAACGATTTATATTTCTGGCGAGGAAGCCTCCGCCCAAGTGCGGATGCGGGCACAGCGCCTTGGCCTCAAGGACGCGCCCGTGAAGCTCGGAGCCGAGACAAACCTGCGCGACATCCTGACCACGCTTGAAGCCGAAAAACCCCAGCTCGCCATCATCGACTCGATTCAAACCATGTGGGTCGACACTGTTGATAGCGCCCCTGGCTCTGTCTCTCAGGTGCGCGCCGCCGCCCATGAGCTCACAAGCTTTGCCAAGCGCAAGGGCGTCTCCGTGATCCTTGTGGGGCATGTGACAAAAGACGGCCAGATCGCTGGCCCCCGCGTGGTCGAGCATATGGTCGATACCGTGCTCTATTTTGAGGGTGAGCGTGGCCACCAGTTCCGCATCCTGCGGGCGGTGAAAAACCGTTTCGGCCCTGCTGATGAGATCGGCGTATTTGAAATGACAGGGGCTGGGCTTCAAGAGGTTAAGAATCCCTCGGCGCTGTTTCTCTCGGAGCGTGGCGAGCCGTCACCCGGCTCGGTCGTCTTCTCAGGAATTGAGGGCACACGCCCCGTGCTTGTAGAGTTTCAGGCGCTTGTCGCGCCCTCGCCCCACAGCCAGCCGCGCCGTACCGTTGTCGGATGGGACAGCTCCCGCCTCGCCATGATCCTCGCCGTGCTAGAAGCGCGCGTCGGCATTCCCTTTGCTGGGCTGGATGTTTACCTCAATGTTGCAGGCGGTATCAAAGTCACAGAGCCTGCCGCCGACCTCGCTGTTGCTGCGGCTCTGCTCTCGGCGCGCGAAGATGCGGCGCTCCCCAAAGACACCGTGGTTTTTGGCGAAATCAGCCTCTCAGGCGCGTTGCGCTCCGTCTCGCAGACGGAAAATAGGTTGAAAGAAGCGCAAAAACTTGGTTTTTCCACTGCAATTATGCCAAAGGGTGATAAAGCGCCCTCAACGGCGGGCCTCACGGCCAAACGCTATGACGACCTAACTGCCTTTGTGGGCGATATTTTCGGCGCGGGTTAAAGCCACGCTGGGTAAGCAAAGAACGAAAAGAGAGTGATCATGGAAGGTTTTACTATCGTAGACGGCGTCGTGGCCTTGATCATTGTTGTCTCGGCCCTGCTCGCCTACTCGCGCGGGCTTGTGCGCGAAGGCCTTGCCATTGCAGGCTGGATACTCGCCGCGGTTCTCGCCTTTATCTTCGCCCCGCAGGTGCAGCCACTGGTAAAAGAAGTGCCTGTTGTCGGTGAACTCATTTCTGACAGCTGCGAGCTCTCGATGATCGCAGGCGCCGCCGCGATTTTCACTGTCGTGCTCGTCATAGCCGCGCTCTTTACGCCTTTGTTTTCCTCACTCATCCAGCGCTCAGCCCTTGGCGGGCTGGACCAAGGGCTTGGCTTTCTCTTCGGCGTGGCCCGTGGCATCCTGCTCATAGCAATCGCATTTTTCGTCTACGAAACTGTGGTCACAAGCCAAGACATCGCTGCAATTGACGACAGCCGTTCCGCGCGCGTTTTTGGCAAGATGACAGGCACCATTGAGGAGCGCGATCCAGAGCAGGCGCTTGGCTGGATCACGCTCCAATATGAAGAGCTTGTTTCAAGCTGCGGCGAATAAAACAGTCGAAGTCACGAAACTGTCGTATCCTTGGGTGACATAGGCGCACGCGCGCCTTATGTAGGGGGCAAATCTGACCTCAGGATTCGGAGCTGCTTGCCGTGCCTAACTCATCATCATCGCTGTCTTCTGCAAAACCGTTTTTCGCGCATCCCTTCGATGACGATAAACTCAAGGAAGAATGCGGGGTGTTCGGTGTAACCGGCGTGACCGACGCAGCAAACTTTGTG
This genomic window from Lentibacter algarum contains:
- a CDS encoding glycosyltransferase family 2 protein codes for the protein MKALAVLTLRNEASFLLEWLAHHKAVGFTDFLVLSNNCDDGTDRMLNRLEALGLLTHLRNDGPYDKGGIQFTGLKLASKHKLARNADWILALDIDEFVNIHTGDHTLPALFAALPEASAITLTWRLFGNADQVHYQDTPVTRHFTRAAPVEMTWPWRAAMFKTLYKNDGTYGKIGVHRPRQPDKNRLPASRWFDGEGRELDDQFKTRRIFSNYGRSNYALVQLNHYALGSMEAFVVKADRGRAVHSDQMLDVDYWVERNYNTDEDTSILALTTAFEAELAALHADETLSKLHKKAVAWRQKRFSQLLELEPYRALFGRLLQTPPSRPVPQALANLMIRHAFKSRQPE
- a CDS encoding phosphoadenosine phosphosulfate reductase; translated protein: MQDLAKTLEGSLAEMSKRDWLTALAELSEENGHFQPLGKKHFSSYIAGSETLLVTFESYDGIQRISPNAHPLGWEVAKVLGWSSLSVMSDGQSWFRDREVYAYFDDLIDDGFFEEFDNVVFYGAGPCGYAAAAYSIAAPGARVLALQPQATLDPRVAEWDERFIRQRRLDFTSRYGYAPDMIDAAQEAFVIYDPEELEDAMHAALFTRPNVHKLRLRHAGGALQFSLRNMKILSRLIALGGTGRLTPEIFAKLARARREDRQYLRNLLRHLDDKGRTKLAHALCKNVTTRMDGVPAFERRLKGLETRLAELEGADS
- the pyrC gene encoding dihydroorotase; the encoded protein is MTQTLTITRPDDWHLHLRDGAMLAAVLPETTRHFARAIIMPNLVPPVVTKADAEAYKARIEAAMPEGARFAPLMTLYLTEETDPDDLAAAHAAGLISAVKLYPAGATTNSASGVADFSKVQAVLERMAEIGCPLCVHGEVTDRDIDIFDREAVFIDRVLDPIRKSVPDLRVIMEHITTKDGAEYVKSNPERLGATITVQHLMLDRNDMLVGGMRPHYYCLPILKRREHREALLAAATSGDTRFFLGTDSAPHPTHAKESECCSAGCFTAPVALACLAQTFEDAGALEALEGFASLHGPAFYGLPVNSETLTLTRSETPVTFPTSIANGADPVTVFAPGRPIYWSAP
- a CDS encoding orotate phosphoribosyltransferase, whose protein sequence is MIPTSYPTSEEIARLTARMLLEIGAVNFNTDEPYTLASGLPSPSYIDCRKLISFPRIRSTLMDFLTVTVMRNAGFEAFDNIAGGETAGIPFAALVAERMALPMTYVRKKPKGYGKNARIEGAMSAGERVLLVEDLTTDGGSKLSFVDAIRETGATCAHTAVIFYYDIFPETTKTLGDHGVALHHLCTWWDVLKEARAQEAFSEDTLAEVERFLKDPRKWQAENKK
- a CDS encoding replicative DNA helicase, with protein sequence MNEIAAFNATGAEVSSPESVPHSIEAEQQLLGALLTNNDVYDKIASIITPKHFYDPVHARIFETAAARIAKNNLASPVTLKAFFEDDDGLKELGGPAYLARLAGAAISAFAVRDYAQLIYDLAIRRDLIALGQEISAKAARVDVASEPKEQIVEAEQQLYKLAEQGQTESGFQSFLKAVTDAVNVANAAYQREGGLAGIATDLMDMDKMLGGLHKSDLLILAGRPSMGKTSLATNIAYNVAKAYKRGKLQDGSEGALDGGVVGFFSLEMSAEQLAGRILAEASEISSHKIRQGDMDETEFRRFVDAAKELEACPLFIDDTAAIPIAQLAARARRLKRTHGLDLLIIDYLQLVRGTSENRVQEIGEISMGLKAIAKELQIPVIALSQLSRQVESREDKRPQLSDLRESGSIEQDADVVMFVFREEYYAEREKPSDHELDKMAEWQERMSRLHGKAEVIIGKQRHGPIGTVELSFEAQFTRFGNLVKPWQQGGGDQF
- the pepT gene encoding peptidase T; amino-acid sequence: MSHDFQDELTSRLIRYCKIDSQSDADSQSSPSTDIQLDMQHLLMSELKEIGAQGVTLTPYGTVLATLPSTAGSDAPTLALLAHVDTAPQFNATGVKPVVHKSYNGGDISFPDAPELTLSPANSSYLGTKQGHDIITASGTTLLGADDKAGVAIVMTAARHLLANPEIKHGKIRLAFTPDEEIGRGVHPDLPRDLAADFAYTFDGGEVGNIEYESFSADGAKVHVTGVSIHPGTAKGTLVNALHLAAKVLMTLPQTTLTPDTSDNRDGFIMATDLVGNAAEATLTFILRDFERDGLAAKGALLQSVVETVQLTEPRATLTCEITPQYRNMRYWLEKDMTPVTLAQDAARAIGVTPRSAPIRGGTDGSRLTELGLPCPNIFTGMQELHGPLEWISVQDMAIATEMALKLAELAAAP